The nucleotide sequence tgtgtgtgcgcgcgcgcgcgcttTCCATGAATAGCAGCTCTGTCTCAGAAACCTGCTCAGGGCGATGCTCAGACTCACCGTCAGATTTATGGAGGAAGTTGTGATGCAGTCATTTCctgctttctcttttcctgTCGCCACAGAAACGTCTTCGTTATAAAATTACTGACCAGTCTGAAACTCAATTTGATTTCATTAGTTTTCAAGTTTGTGTTCAGAAGTCAAATGTTCGTGACTTGTTCTTGTGACTGTCCGAGGTTAACGTCACCGTTATGacggcaggaaacacggcggtCCTTTCACAGTTAAACGTTCCTGTcgtgtctgaatgttggactcTGTCTGCAGGACTGCCTAAGCAGGACTCTGGCCACTGGTGGTCCAGCTTCTTCTTCGGGAAGCAGCCAGGGATGACCCCACTGACTGAGGAGGCACAGCACAAGTATggacgcacacacatgcacatagaATAAACTTTATTAGCAGTGACGGTCTGACTTGGTTAACGCCGCTCTCTTTCTGGCAGGGCGGGGGTCTCGGGTGTGGTGACGAATGGTCAAATCACCTGCGTCGCCCGGGAGATGGTGATGCAGCGGCAGGCGAGCGAGAGCAGCGACGCAGGTAGCCCCACCTCCTCGTGATCCCGCGGTCTCTCTCGGTCCACGCCACCACACCTGATCGGGGGGAATCGAACCATCAGCCAACGCTAGGTGACGGGAGGAAGTCCCGTTGACAGCcttagtttctttttctttttttcttttgtacgtGTCGTAGTGTGGCTGCGTCTTCTGTTCCTGTAACCtcactttttaaattaatgaccaaaaataaagttaaaaaaaaagaaaaagagaagcagCCAAtaagctctgtttgtttttaacatttgtaATGTGTGTTTGTACCATTCAGCCTGAAGGTGGCGCTGCCACAGGCTTTTCTTAACCTTTCTCACTTTGTCACTGCAAACGAAATAAAGTCGAGTGCAGCCCGacgctctgtgtgtttgttcagtACAGTAATAGTTTACAGTAATAGTAAACTAttactgtgacatcatcaggagCCTGTAATCTGTCAGATTAACAAATAAACTGCACGCGTGGAAATACTGAAGCTCTGATCAACACTGATGtccaaacacaatccagctctAAGCAGATTAGAAATCACTCAGATTACCTTAGCAGGTTGAACTGGATTATTACTGATCAGGTGGGCGTGTggagatcagctgactgatcATGAAGCGGTGCTGTGGGCTGATCTCATCTTTGTCACGCAGCTTCTCAGTCATATAAATGACGAAGACTTTATGACATCATCAGCTACATTTCAGGGAAACCATGTTTTATTTAAGCGATGGAAGCTTCAGCGTACCGCGGGACGTGTGCGAGGATGGAGGCTCGGGATGGCACGTAAACAGGCCCAGGTTATTTTTGTGATTAACTATTAAACTTTCGCCAATCGAAGCACCATCACAAGTATTCACGAGTGTTTTTAGAGGGGTCTCAAAGATTTCAGCTTCTTGACCCCCATAAACACCCCGGTCGACTGTACTAGCATGAACAGCTGGTCACGCCTCAGATTGCAGGCAGCAGGCAGCTGTGTGTCACATGACGTTTTCATTACGTGTGATGAGTTCGACAAAGGTCAGAGCGGGCACAGACTCTGGTTTGTAATGAGGCCTGGGGGATGGATGCACCCTTCCTCTTGTGTTTTCAGATCAGATGATGCGAGTGCTGGCTGTCACGGTGATAGCCTCCATCTTTTAGTTACAGTCTGTGGTTCGGCTGTGAGGATGAAGCGGTCCCGCTGCGTGGAGAAAGC is from Oreochromis niloticus isolate F11D_XX linkage group LG20, O_niloticus_UMD_NMBU, whole genome shotgun sequence and encodes:
- the ppdpfb gene encoding pancreatic progenitor cell differentiation and proliferation factor B encodes the protein MAAIPAGGSLVATTDYYRRRIGSTSSSSSCGSSEYSGEVIPHHPGLPKQDSGHWWSSFFFGKQPGMTPLTEEAQHKAGVSGVVTNGQITCVAREMVMQRQASESSDAGSPTSS